TCAATTTGGTGGCATCTTCATTGCCTTTGATATTAAAAGTCAATTTAATGGCTGCAGCTTTTTGAGGCTGCCGCGTCTTGAAGAACATATTCAACGGCAAGAAGGCAGATTTGTGTATAACCCTGGGTATGCCTCTGGTGGAGATAAACGATATGATGGCCTCCACACGGGCTGTGGGAAAATGCAACAGGTCACATATATAAAAATCCAAATCCATAACTTCCTTAGTGCCAGCCTTTACACCGGTGTAGGTCAAAGAGTCCTGAGAGCATTTTATGCCATCGGGCATATTGAAAACCACTTGCAGCTCAGATAAATCACATTTGGTCTGCCACTTAAGTTGACCGGAACAAATTGGCAAATCTTTGAGGGTAACATGAGCAGGTATGTCCATTAACATGGTATCGGCCTCATCATTGGTATTCTGCTCAATGGAGAACATTATTTGAACATCACTGTAAGCCTTTTCGTTGATGGCTTTCATATCCTGAATATCAGTGGCCTCCTTGATCTCTTGCTCCAATTGCATGAACTCATCATGGGCTTGTTGAAATGTCAATTCTTCCATATTCAAGGGAGGCACTTGAAATATATAGGGATCTGAACCCAAATAGCCTATGCGTAATTTTCCTTTGGGTCCCAAAGTTACTATGCCACCTGGTAGACCCATAAGATTGGACCTTTGTATGGCCACTGGGGATTCATGCTTAAATTGGGCAGCCCACATGACATTGGCATTTTCATAAATGAAAACTTTCGAAGATTCTGAGACAATGATGGTGACCAAGCGGGCGGTGGGTTCTTGAAGAGGaatgaaaaattgaaatttgttatgccttttttttttgtcattgcaAACTTACCCCAATAGTAGCCCACCACAAAGGAATGAAAACATTTGGGTGCATAATCCAATTTTAGTATGAATTCCACTTTGCCAGTATCGGAGACACTTATAAAATTGCGTTCTCCCAACACCATTATGGAGGCATAATCGCTGGAATTtggagttttattaaaatggaaTTTGTTGTTGCTTCTTCTTTGGACTTACGTCTTGACTTGCACTACATTCATATCTAATATGCCCTCGCCCAAGCACACCGACCATATGGGTTGATAGTGGGATTTATTAATGGAGGAATGTGAGAGGTCCtggtatctgcaaaattttaatgacatgaTTTTAAtgaacgtctgtctgtctgtcgaaagcacgctaactttcgaaggagtaaagctagccgcttgaaattttgcacgaaatgggccatatcggtcgatgttttgatagagatgccatataaacctatcttggatcttgacttcttcaacctctagagggcgcaattcctatccgttttggctaaaattttgcacgaggtgttttgttatgacttccaacagctatgttaagtatggtttaaatcggtacataacctgatatagctgccatataaaccgatctagggttttgacttcttcagcctctagagggcgcaattcctattcgatttatCTAAAAATgttcatgagatgtttttttatgacttccaacagctatgttaagtatggttcaaatcggtacataacctaatatagctgctatataaaccgatctaggattctgacttctacagcctctagaaggcgcaattcctatccgatttgctaaaattttgcacgaggtgttttgttatgacttccaacagctatgttaagtatggttcaaatcggtccatatcccgatatagctgatttcttaagccactagggcgcgcaattcttatccgatttgactgaaattttgcaaaaagtgttttcttatgacttccaacaactgtacctaatatggtttaaatcggtccataacctgatatagctgccatataaagcgatctgtgatcttgactttttgagcctgtagaggtcgcgattattatacgatttggctaaaattttgtacaacaacttctctcatgaccttcaatatacgcgtCAATTAtagtataaatcggtctatagcccgatacagctcccatataaaccgatatccctattttacttccagAGCccctgaaatcacgctacagtctttaaaaatagagatattgagctgaaattttgcacagattctttttttgtccataagcaggttaagttcgaagatgggctatatcggactatatcttgatatagcccccatatagaccgatccgccgatttaggtcttaggcccataaaagccacatttattatccgattttgctgaaattcggggcagtgcgtcatccttcgtcaatttggctcagatcggttcagatttggatatagctgccatatagaccgatcctccgatttagggtctaaggcccataaaagccacaattattatccgatttcgctgaaatttggaacagtgagttttgttaggacttccttcgttaatatggcccagatcggttcagatttggatgtagctgccatatagaccgatccgcgatttagagtcttaggcccataaaagccacatgtattatccgattttgctgaaatttggggcagtgagttatgttagacccttcgatatccttcgtcaatttggctcagatcggttcagatttggatatagctgccatatagaccgatcctccgatttagggtcttaggcccacaaaagccacatttattatcagattttgctgaaattcgggacagtgaattgtgtaaggcccatcgtcatccttcgttaatttggtccagatcggttcagatttggatatagctgccatatagaccgatttcttgattttggGCCCctgaaatgctcatttattgtccgatgccgccgaaatttgggacagtgagttaggttaagccccttggcatacttctttctgcaatatcgcgcagatcggtccagatttggatatagctgccatatagaccgatatctaggttttaggtttgcggccacaaaagacgcatttattgttctatgtcgctgaaatttgagacagtgagtttggttaggctcttcgacgtccttatatcccgatctctcgatttaaggttttgggaccataaaagaggcatttattgtccgatttcgccgaaacttggcccaaatcggtccagatttggatatagctgccatgtagaccgatatctcgatttaaagtcttggccccataaaaggcgcatttataatccgatttcactgaaatttaacacagtgacttatgttaggcttttcgacatccgtgtcgtatttatatagttcagatcggtttattttttgatatagctagtgtacttattagtatttggtccaaatcggaacatattttgatataactgatatgggacatatatacccgaggtggtgggtatccaaagttcggcccggccgaacttaacttttCAACTTACGTGTAACATTCCAAATTCCATGCCGAGGCCAAGCGAAAGAAACAATCCGTTCTCTCACAATACACCACTGGTGTAGGTAAGGCACGATGACCAGGGAACTTGCACTCATACGAAATGCCATCCTGTTCGAAGAAGGTCAATGAACCATCCAAGTGGACAACACAAAAGAATTCTCGGCCCTTGACTTTGCCAAAGTGTCCTTTGCAAAAGGAAAAAGCGGTGCGTGCAAAACGATATTCAGTGAGTTGTTGGAGACTTAACTGGGAGCCATGTTCGGCCACACCGCCCACATGCATTATATTATAGATGACCAAAGAATTGGGATGCAATAAAGCCAATTGATTGGTGTTCTCTTTGCGATTGTTGCTATGagaaaaaaatctattaaatatCAGCAATACCGAACGACTATAAACAAACTTACGCACTAAATCTTCCTGCATATACCCCCAATATGGGATGTTCCGTTTGTATTTCCAATAGCAAATCAGTGGCCTTATAGCCCACACTATTACCATTGGCATCCTGTTCATAACTCGGATAATAGATACTCAATTGTCCCGTATGCGAACCCACCACAATGTAATCCTTTTCCTGTTCATCCAAACCAAAACGGGCACACAGCAAACTGGCCACATcataattttcatccaaatccgaacATTGGGCACTCCACCAATTGCAGACATTAAATAAGGACATGTTCGGTTTTTTTGaagaaactaatttttttttttacaatttacgtCTTATTTTCTTAGTGGCCATAAGGTTACAGGGTTGAAATTAAACTGTCAAATGTAGGGATAGTGGCTAGCAATGATCGTTGCTAGGTAACTTTTAAAGGAAATCTATCAGGTGTTTGTCAGAGTGGCATGCGCATTAAACACTAGACAGCCAGAAAAAATTCGTCTATGgagaaaaattctttcaaattttgtattagggaaaatttcgatgaaattttagttttaaagaaaatttcactaaaattttttcatatgaaaatatttcattaaattttgtttttagggaaaatttcactgaatgtttgtctttagagaaaatttcactaaaattttcattaatttcattgaaattgggttTTGGTGTGAATTTCACTAAAGTTTGGTTAAgagaaaaatttgctaaaatttggtcattagagaaaatttcactaaaattttttctttacagaaaatttcactgaaattttgtgtttagagaaaatttcatggaaattttggatttagaggaaatttaactgatattttgtcttgagagGAAATATTACTGAATTTTTTTCCTTAGAggaaaattcagtgaaattttttcttaagaggaaatttcagtgaaaatatttcattatattttgtttttagggaaaattttaccgaatttttcagagaaatttcactgaaattttgtattttgagaaaattttactaacattttgtctttagagaaaatttcactgaaatttggttttagggaaaattttactaaaatgttgtttttagaggaaattttactgtaatttcgtctttagagaaattttcactgaaattttgtctttagagaaaatttcactgaaatttcgtcttaagaAGAAACTTCTCCGAAATTCTTtcattagaggaaatttcactgaaatttttttttcgatatacaaaattttattgaaattttttcttaagggtaaatttaactgaaattttgtctttggggaagattccaatttttttgtatatcggAAAATTTCAccgtaattttgtttttagagaaattttactgaagttttgtctttcgggaaacttcattgaaattttgtctttggagaaaattttactgaaattttgtgtttagagaaaattttactttttgagaaaatttcattgcagtttagtttttagggaaattttgttttagagaaactttactaaaattttgtcttttaaaaaaatgtcattaaaattgtccctttagagaaaatttcgttaaaattttgtcttcagggaaaatttcattgatattttgtctagagaaaattttgcacCTAAATCTCCAATGGTAACCCACAGTCACAGACAAGTTCTTCTGTTTCAGCAAATCATTAAAGGAGCCATGTTTTATCAGTATGAAACCCAGACTAAGGCCGAAGACAAAgtcgcgtcacgaataaattcgcAAGTCGAAAAtaccattgtcactgttcgtccatctagttTCCAGCCGATTATCAAGACTTTCCCAAAGAAGCGCCTTAAGCAGTCTAATATCTCCATCTGCCAGCTCAAAAGCAGTGACCCAATTCTTCCCAATTCTTTTTCAGATTGTACAGAACGCAGAAATTCCACACAGGAGCTCCATAAGTTGCACAAGCAACAAACAGTTCGCCAGATGTGGATTGTGGAATAGCCCTAAGCCTAAGACCATAATCACTTCACAGAACAAGCGGCAACTCCAGTTATCTTCTTATTCACCCGATCCAAACGGATCAGAAAACGCATTATcctgtcatgaaggacacaatgactgagacgtctattctaacCAGCGACAGcatagcggtagacctctttaattattgggccacataattttggagtattCTCAACCTGCACacttagactactctttgcaagaatacagttTTTGTGCCTTTTGGGaaaattgcactgaaattttgtctttagggataTTTGTGAATGGGGCCATTAGTCTTTGggaaaatttggttaaaattttgcattttagaaaaaatgtcacaAAGATATTGTCATTGGATATAGTTTAGTAATTGTCTTGAAATATCTGTCCTTTTTAAATTCAGTGTTATAGCCTCGTATGCGCATCTAATTAATTCAGTTTCACAGAAATTCCAGAACATTTTTCGCATGATGATGAACGAAATGATCAATGAGTTATTGCCTCGCATTGCAATTCCAGtgtttctttgcaaaatttttgcataaatgtGACAAGGTTTTTCCCAATGGCATTGCCAACATAAATTAAATAGAATATCTCCTAATCTTAAACATCTCCATTTAGGCGACAACGACGATAGTCGTCTGATTTGCATTATGCCACCATCCACCATCAACTAGCTATGGCCAATATCACACACCACAACACTTCACATTTACCAGCAAGAGTAATAAATTTTGGACTGGGCACATATTCAAGGGTTTATTTATGGATGAGTGTGTATAAGGGTAGAGCGAAAAAAAATgtcgttgaaaaaaaaattaattaaaaaaaaaaagttggaaaaaatataaattttagaaAGAAACTTAGAAAAAAATGGTTAGGAaacatattgaaaaaaaatttagaaaaaaaaaaatttggaaaaaaatttttgaaaaaaaatttcaaacttaatttattaaaaatatttagaaataaattaaaaaaaatacttgaaaataattaaaaaaattaaaaaaaaatcgaagaaaatctaaaaaaatttttaaaaaaaatttaaaaaaaaatttttgaaaaaaatttgaaaaaattctttaaaaaaaatgtttaaaaaatcctaacaaaattttttgaaaaaaattttgaaaaatactttagaataaaattttaaatattgtttCTGTATGAGCCAGtggaatttttttactaaaactgTAAATTTCAGGTACGTCTTCAACTGGTACGCCTTCAATTGAAAAACCAGGCTATATgtcagctgcatacaaatatggtcagacctTTTCCATATTCAGATGTTGAGATCATGAATCTCACTGATACAACGAAAAtgggtaatattgggttgcccaaaaagtaattgcggatttttttaaaagaaattaaatgcatttttaataaaacttagaatgaacttgaatcaaatatactttttttctaaagcaagctaaaagtaacagctgataaatgacagaagaaagaatgcaattacagagtcacaagctgtgaaaaaatttgtcaacgccgactgtatgaaaaatccgcaattactttttgggcaataataGCGCATTACTGGGATCACgcccttaaaaagagagatctcTTTATCCAATCTCTTCGAAATCGGGACAAATCTACGACTTTCATGAGCTCAAGATCTATTTCAAGATATAGGTCATCCATAAACTTGAGGaagtagagtgatttcaaccaaAAAGGCGGTCCGACATCGTCTATGAATATAAAGACCATGTAGTGTGTATGCTTTTTAGGGTTGAAAGTGTaaaatttgatgtgttgcaaaaggaatagCAAAATGACCAActtttcggtggtggatataaaaacatataccccATTTTGGCttttagaacatttggtaggttttggttggGTTTGGTAGGACTTTTCTTaagttttggtaggaaataattttattaagtGGCAACACTAATCATCAGTGctctccgatttaagtttaagctcaatgataaggcacctttttttttgtagttgagtccgaacggcgtgccgcactaTTTTGGGAGAggtttttacaaggcatagtaaaGGATGatgttatctttttggcaacaatttaaccatgaatcgtcttacaaacgaacaatgcttgcaaattatcgaattttactatcaaaaagtgtgctctgttaagaaatttcatCGCGCGCAAATCGTGTTtatcgacgaagctcatttttggctcaataggtacgtaaattagtagatttttcgattttggagtaaatatcagcattgcaagagctaccaatgcattcagaaaaagtcacagttcggtgcggtttatgggctggtggcatcattggaccgtacttcttcaaagatgatgcgaatcctaacataactgtgaatgttaAGCGTTATCGTGAGATgacatccaacttttttttttgtccaaaatgcaagagcttgatttacatgacatgtggtttcaacaacaaggtgccacatgccacacagcactcgtaacaatggagttattgagaggcgagttcggtgaacattttatttcacgttcgccACCGGTAAATTAgtcacctagatcgtgcgatttaacgcctttagactattttttgtggggctatgttaaagctcatgtctatacactTAAATTGAcctattggaagacaacattgaaccatttattcgtgagataccggccgaaatgttgagaagagtatgccaaaattagactaagcggatggaccatttgaggcgcaatcacggtcaacatttgcatgaattaatcttcaaaacataaaattatatggatcgtactatcAAATAacgatttcataaaattttctgtgttatttttgaaaaactttcctatagctctgaGAAAGTCACTCTCAAAAGTCAAAAGTCACATTTGTTAGGTAAACAAATGTCACTAGCCtaataacaattttttctgatgtcctcgctaggattcgaacctaagcgatcagcgtcaaaggcggatatACAAATATCTGCTcttcggtggcctccaacataaCAATAATGTGCGTTTATTTGTCCATCATTGGTATAAACCCCACTTGGATTGATTATACCGCCCTTCATAGGCTGTAACTCTGtctgtaactcatcgaaatattgaactgatacccaacaaagtatatattttattgatcctcttgatattctgagtcgaattAGTCCCATCCGTCCGTTTctctgtctatctgtcgaaagcacgctgactttcgaaggagtaaacctaagcgcaaatatttcctattagtgtgggtaggttgggattgtaaatgagccatatcggtccatgttttgatataggcgccatgtaaacccatcttgcatcgtgacttcttgagcctctagagggcgcaatgcttatcggatttgactgaaatttcgcatgaggtatttttttctgactttcaataactgtggcaagaaTGCTCTAAATAGTTTTCTAACCTGGCATagatggcatataaaccgatcttggatcttgacttcttaagaggGCGATTTGGCCCTCTAGAGGACAAatttcgatttgcctgaaattttaaacaaggtgtttgttttgatatccaaaaactgtaccaagtatggtctaaattggttcataacttgatatagcagatttgacatcatgagcctctagagggcgtaattaccttcctaattggctgaaattttgcacgtgaagtTTTGTTTTGGGTTCTAACAGCGATGCAATGTATAGTCCAAataggtgtataacctgatatagttcctacCGTAGCGCCTGGACTCGAATCTCTCGAGACcgtcagaaaacattttcagcggtggctttcactcctattgctggcaacatttgttaggtactatgccatgtaaaacatctctccaaagaggtgtcgcactacggcacgccgttcggactcggaggccccttatcaaaaacttgaatcggacttcactcattgatatgtgagaattttgtttctgttccttaacggaat
The genomic region above belongs to Stomoxys calcitrans chromosome 5, idStoCalc2.1, whole genome shotgun sequence and contains:
- the LOC106082323 gene encoding protein PTHB1, translated to MSLFNVCNWWSAQCSDLDENYDVASLLCARFGLDEQEKDYIVVGSHTGQLSIYYPSYEQDANGNSVGYKATDLLLEIQTEHPILGVYAGRFSANNRKENTNQLALLHPNSLVIYNIMHVGGVAEHGSQLSLQQLTEYRFARTAFSFCKGHFGKVKGREFFCVVHLDGSLTFFEQDGISYECKFPGHRALPTPVVYCERTDCFFRLASAWNLECYTYQDLSHSSINKSHYQPIWSVCLGEGILDMNVVQVKTDYASIMVLGERNFISVSDTGKVEFILKLDYAPKCFHSFVVGYYWEPTARLVTIIVSESSKVFIYENANVMWAAQFKHESPVAIQRSNLMGLPGGIVTLGPKGKLRIGYLGSDPYIFQVPPLNMEELTFQQAHDEFMQLEQEIKEATDIQDMKAINEKAYSDVQIMFSIEQNTNDEADTMLMDIPAHVTLKDLPICSGQLKWQTKCDLSELQVVFNMPDGIKCSQDSLTYTGVKAGTKEVMDLDFYICDLLHFPTARVEAIISFISTRGIPRVIHKSAFLPLNMFFKTRQPQKAAAIKLTFNIKGNEDATKLTNFFSEFVSWESEVQALGLVLLTTADESQEEIITIVAAKNSNRIRSNFVNSRIICSDSFCFFQSWEESMAAGIDMLHHYGPLNRSKNAATENNMIDAPGNHDTFDYTRFRKHFSTFFDRIIRLAFNDAKTANMTEIKMEPQPMAQTAVVETAPDLSTETWHDILNVKPMQTTVGAVKRLKPFQKSCTLEAVEDDDEENAEDDEDAEDLRKMGYKKEYGCKEKSNGDESEWLNEDFKLPSSEELFSDLGIWW